Proteins from one ANME-2 cluster archaeon genomic window:
- a CDS encoding PIN domain-containing protein, with the protein MVDTNLFIAAVKNTKKETKSLRLLLELINDTNVILIGNEFLIMEMEKYAKVFESDSGKVIIHKLIDKMKVVDVDEKFLHICKPYFPEDELIDIYHAATCLQDGAILITNDKHFDKINTDKIIEVWSISKTIEEFEI; encoded by the coding sequence TTGGTTGATACAAATCTATTTATCGCAGCCGTTAAGAATACCAAAAAGGAAACAAAATCACTGAGATTACTTTTAGAACTGATTAATGATACAAATGTTATACTCATTGGTAATGAATTCTTGATTATGGAAATGGAAAAGTATGCAAAAGTCTTTGAGTCTGACAGTGGAAAAGTAATTATTCATAAATTAATAGACAAAATGAAGGTCGTAGATGTAGATGAAAAGTTTTTGCATATCTGCAAACCGTATTTTCCAGAAGATGAGTTAATAGATATCTATCACGCTGCAACCTGCCTTCAAGATGGTGCGATTTTAATCACTAATGACAAGCATTTTGATAAAATCAATACTGATAAAATTATAGAAGTTTGGAGCATAAGCAAAACTATTGAAGAATTTGAAATCTAA
- a CDS encoding TIGR02646 family protein — translation MKHIVKVQDTPLFDEWKALDDYEWKKTYDDLVNPEKKEVKDSLMKEQGYICCYCERRLTNDDSHIEHFNPQSNNSVDTLNYTNMLCSCQDQLKKGEPRHCGISKGTWFDKDLLISPLDSNSEGRFAYTADGKIQPADEFDAAATKTIEKLKLDIGLLNDFRNKAIEPFLDNDLDDGEVSRFVNGYLKKNSGEMFGEFWTTINYIFVQNVK, via the coding sequence ATGAAGCATATTGTTAAAGTTCAGGATACCCCCCTTTTTGATGAATGGAAGGCACTTGACGATTATGAATGGAAGAAAACCTATGATGACTTGGTAAATCCAGAAAAGAAAGAAGTAAAAGATTCTCTCATGAAGGAACAAGGATATATTTGTTGCTACTGCGAACGTCGTTTGACCAATGATGATTCCCATATTGAGCATTTCAATCCTCAAAGCAACAACTCTGTCGATACTTTAAATTACACCAATATGTTGTGTTCCTGCCAAGATCAATTGAAAAAGGGAGAACCTCGACATTGTGGGATTTCAAAAGGCACTTGGTTTGATAAAGACCTTCTTATTTCGCCGTTAGATTCGAATTCTGAGGGACGCTTTGCCTATACTGCAGATGGCAAAATCCAACCTGCCGATGAATTCGATGCTGCAGCAACAAAGACAATTGAAAAACTGAAGTTAGATATTGGATTATTGAACGACTTTCGCAATAAAGCAATTGAGCCATTTTTGGATAATGACTTGGATGATGGGGAAGTTTCTCGATTTGTGAATGGTTACCTCAAAAAAAACTCGGGTGAAATGTTTGGAGAATTCTGGACAACCATCAATTACATATTTGTGCAAAATGTCAAATAG
- a CDS encoding type II toxin-antitoxin system VapC family toxin, producing the protein MLSVDEYFIDTNIFMYAAGKHHEFKEPCVDILSSIQSGELKAAIDTEVFQEIIYRYHHINLPDKGADLAWSMMDLGLNVLPVTKKEIEISLYFYQQYRAKGVLSRDIIHAATMVQNGLETIVSVDRHFDIIEEVQRMAPSDLI; encoded by the coding sequence GTGCTGTCAGTGGATGAATATTTCATTGACACAAATATCTTCATGTATGCCGCTGGCAAACACCATGAATTCAAAGAGCCCTGTGTTGACATCCTATCTAGTATCCAGTCAGGAGAATTGAAGGCAGCCATTGATACAGAAGTGTTTCAGGAAATTATATACAGGTATCACCACATCAATCTTCCAGACAAGGGAGCAGACCTGGCATGGAGCATGATGGACCTGGGACTCAACGTGCTGCCTGTTACCAAAAAGGAGATTGAGATATCGCTGTACTTTTACCAACAATACCGGGCTAAAGGTGTGTTATCAAGGGATATCATCCATGCTGCCACAATGGTACAAAACGGGCTTGAGACAATCGTAAGTGTGGATAGACATTTTGATATTATCGAAGAAGTCCAACGAATGGCTCCATCTGATTTAATCTAA
- a CDS encoding AbrB/MazE/SpoVT family DNA-binding domain-containing protein produces MEIVNIDKAGRIVIPSAIRKKMKLNKGSKLLIADVENDLLIIKKINIEELAKQLEKDFKNIDIDTIVDKVQSDIKKKIKKKHPSVFG; encoded by the coding sequence ATGGAAATTGTGAACATAGACAAAGCTGGCAGGATTGTAATTCCAAGCGCAATACGTAAGAAAATGAAGCTAAACAAAGGCTCCAAGTTACTCATAGCAGATGTTGAAAATGACCTTTTAATTATCAAAAAAATAAACATTGAAGAATTGGCGAAACAGCTTGAGAAAGACTTTAAAAATATAGACATTGATACCATAGTAGATAAGGTGCAAAGTGATATCAAAAAGAAAATCAAGAAAAAACATCCGTCAGTTTTTGGTTGA
- a CDS encoding AAA family ATPase has translation MKVVKLNLTNFRDAQALSLELNPKLNVFVGVNGSGKSTVLDAIAIMLSWPASRIIRPGASGRPITENDITNGKSSSSIKLSSEIDSKTIEWKLAKNRKGHAASEDKSNLHDLKDYVTAIQKQISETSEKVNIPLFVYYPVNRAVLDIPLRIRGQHSFDLLTAYDNALTTGANFRTFFEWFRVREDLENEMYREFQDFETFFERIKKINDFERGYSREYPNVPIKPTDSQFLDPQLEAVRNALSKILPDFSNITVRRSPLRMEVEKNGKRLTVNQLSGGELNLIAMIGDLARRMAIANPDSTKPLEGSGIVLIDEIDLHLHPKWQRMIVPKLLDVFPNCQFIISTHSPHVITHVQPECLFLLKQTDLGIVVDKPNESYGKNVDRVLEDLMGLKTTRPEEVASELDSIFKTIDTGNKEDAQKKIAKLKLKIGADPELVKAEVLMKRRELIGK, from the coding sequence ATGAAAGTTGTAAAGTTAAATTTGACAAACTTCCGGGATGCTCAAGCTCTTTCCCTAGAGTTAAATCCGAAACTTAACGTTTTTGTTGGCGTGAACGGCTCTGGAAAGTCAACTGTTCTGGATGCTATTGCTATCATGCTCTCATGGCCGGCTAGTAGAATTATTCGTCCAGGTGCATCTGGCAGACCAATTACTGAAAATGATATTACTAATGGTAAATCTTCTTCATCCATTAAGTTATCCAGTGAAATCGATAGCAAAACGATAGAGTGGAAATTAGCGAAAAACCGAAAAGGGCATGCAGCTTCAGAAGACAAAAGCAACCTACATGACCTAAAGGATTATGTCACAGCAATTCAAAAGCAGATTTCTGAAACTTCGGAAAAAGTTAATATTCCGTTGTTTGTCTATTACCCTGTGAATCGTGCTGTGTTGGATATTCCATTACGGATACGTGGACAACATAGCTTTGACCTGCTTACAGCTTATGACAATGCGTTGACCACCGGTGCAAATTTCAGAACTTTTTTTGAGTGGTTCAGAGTAAGGGAAGACCTTGAAAACGAAATGTATAGGGAATTTCAGGATTTTGAGACTTTTTTTGAGCGAATCAAGAAAATAAATGACTTTGAAAGAGGATATAGTCGAGAATATCCGAATGTGCCTATCAAACCAACTGATTCTCAGTTCCTTGACCCACAGTTGGAAGCGGTTCGGAATGCATTATCGAAAATTTTACCCGATTTCTCTAATATCACCGTTCGAAGAAGTCCTCTGCGAATGGAGGTTGAGAAAAATGGCAAACGTTTAACAGTGAATCAACTTTCTGGTGGAGAACTGAATTTAATAGCAATGATTGGGGATCTGGCAAGACGAATGGCAATTGCAAACCCTGATTCCACTAAACCGCTGGAAGGTTCAGGCATTGTTCTCATTGATGAAATCGACCTGCACCTGCATCCGAAATGGCAACGGATGATTGTACCTAAGTTGTTGGATGTTTTTCCTAATTGCCAATTTATAATATCCACCCATTCGCCGCATGTCATCACCCATGTGCAGCCAGAGTGTCTATTCCTTCTCAAACAAACGGATTTAGGCATTGTGGTGGATAAGCCAAACGAGTCATATGGTAAAAACGTGGATCGGGTACTTGAAGATCTTATGGGTCTGAAAACAACACGGCCTGAAGAAGTCGCTTCTGAACTGGACAGTATTTTTAAAACTATCGACACAGGAAATAAGGAAGATGCACAAAAAAAGATTGCTAAGTTGAAGCTAAAAATTGGAGCTGATCCTGAATTGGTGAAAGCAGAAGTCCTAATGAAACGCAGAGAGCTGATCGGCAAATGA
- a CDS encoding type II toxin-antitoxin system VapC family toxin, which translates to MLFIDTSAFLALANDRDSYYKAAQSFLMDMQNGKFRPTRLITSDYIVDETLTRIRFKVGHAQAVNWGQNIHSSKIIELRRVDESVYEDALVIFEKNNDKQLSFTDCTSFALMKSMGINDAFTFDEDFRKMGFNIMPE; encoded by the coding sequence GTGCTTTTCATAGACACTTCTGCATTTCTGGCACTGGCAAATGACAGGGATAGCTACTACAAAGCAGCCCAGAGCTTCCTGATGGATATGCAAAATGGAAAATTTAGGCCAACAAGGCTTATCACCTCAGATTATATCGTAGATGAAACTTTGACCAGGATCAGGTTCAAGGTGGGACATGCCCAGGCTGTCAACTGGGGGCAAAATATCCACAGTTCGAAAATTATTGAGTTGCGGAGAGTTGATGAAAGTGTCTATGAAGATGCACTGGTCATCTTTGAGAAAAATAATGACAAGCAATTGAGCTTTACCGATTGTACCAGTTTTGCATTGATGAAAAGCATGGGCATTAATGATGCTTTTACTTTTGATGAAGATTTCAGGAAAATGGGATTTAATATTATGCCAGAATAA
- a CDS encoding GTPase, translating to MSENLTKVIIMGAAGRDFHNFNVCFRDNPAYHVAAFTATQIPDIEGRTYPAVLAGDLYPDGIPIYPEAELIDLIHSHSIDQVVFAYSDVPYHYVMSKDAMVNAAGADFIMQGPDSTQITSSKPVISVCAVRTGSGKTSVSKKVCQILRKLGKTSAVVRHPMPYGDLVKQAVQCFSCYEDLDAMGTTIEEREEYETHIDAGCTVFAGVDYEKILQRAEAEADIVVWDGGNNDFSFFKPDLSIVVADPHRAGDGLTYYPGEINLRMADVVLINKQDTAELEKIEQVRRNILEVNPGARIIDSASPVTVEHPEMIRGKRVLVVEDGPTLTHGGMKYGAGTIGANKAGAREIVDPRPYTVGSITETFNKYPDTGALLPAMGYSPQQVRDLEETINRVDCDAVVIGTPIDLTREISINKPATRVRYEIKEIGEITLETVIDEFLRVGA from the coding sequence ATGAGTGAAAATTTAACTAAAGTTATAATAATGGGGGCGGCAGGTCGTGATTTCCATAATTTCAATGTATGTTTCAGGGACAATCCTGCCTACCATGTGGCAGCGTTCACTGCCACCCAGATACCAGATATAGAGGGCAGGACATATCCAGCCGTACTTGCAGGCGACCTGTATCCTGACGGCATTCCCATATACCCGGAAGCTGAGCTTATTGACCTGATACATTCGCACTCCATTGACCAGGTAGTATTCGCCTATAGTGATGTGCCGTATCATTATGTTATGTCCAAAGACGCAATGGTCAATGCCGCTGGTGCTGATTTTATTATGCAGGGACCCGATTCCACCCAGATAACGAGCAGCAAACCTGTGATATCGGTATGTGCAGTGCGTACAGGCAGCGGTAAGACCTCTGTGAGTAAAAAAGTATGCCAGATACTGCGAAAGCTGGGTAAGACCTCGGCTGTAGTAAGACACCCAATGCCATACGGGGACCTGGTAAAACAGGCAGTGCAGTGTTTTTCATGTTACGAGGACCTGGATGCCATGGGTACTACCATAGAAGAGAGGGAGGAATATGAGACCCATATAGATGCGGGCTGTACTGTGTTTGCAGGTGTGGATTATGAAAAGATACTGCAAAGAGCCGAAGCAGAGGCAGATATCGTGGTATGGGACGGTGGTAATAATGATTTTTCGTTCTTTAAACCTGACCTGAGCATTGTGGTGGCAGATCCGCACCGGGCCGGGGACGGGCTTACATATTACCCTGGAGAGATCAACCTGCGAATGGCTGATGTGGTGTTGATCAATAAGCAGGATACTGCGGAACTGGAAAAGATCGAGCAGGTGCGCCGAAATATTTTGGAGGTCAACCCGGGCGCCAGGATAATTGACTCGGCTTCGCCTGTCACGGTGGAGCACCCTGAGATGATAAGAGGAAAACGGGTGCTGGTGGTGGAGGACGGACCTACCCTGACCCATGGCGGCATGAAATACGGTGCAGGCACCATCGGGGCCAACAAGGCAGGGGCAAGGGAGATCGTTGACCCACGACCGTATACTGTGGGTTCCATCACAGAGACCTTCAATAAATATCCTGATACTGGGGCGCTGCTGCCTGCTATGGGTTACAGCCCCCAGCAGGTCAGGGACCTGGAGGAAACTATCAACCGGGTGGATTGCGATGCTGTGGTCATAGGCACTCCCATCGACCTGACACGGGAGATCAGCATCAATAAACCGGCTACCAGGGTGCGATATGAGATAAAGGAGATCGGGGAGATTACCCTGGAAACCGTAATAGATGAATTCCTCAGGGTGGGTGCTTGA
- the arcC gene encoding carbamate kinase, whose protein sequence is MSLIVAALGGNAIIRPGQKGTIQEQFDNTFESMGHIAHLVRAGHRVVLTHGNGPQVGFIMVQVEAARGKAPYMPLNVDVAQSQGSMGYMIAQSLINQLKDHHLDIRVAPVVTQVLVDPDDPAFEHPTKPVGPFYSRVEADEFERCGHIVVEDSGRGWRRVVASPVPVDIVEAEVIRELVADGVIVVACGGGGIPVVEEDGDLKGVDAVIDKDLASSLLAAVIGADVVMFLTTVDKVSLNYNTPGQVELDRLTVEEARVYLAEGQFPPGSMGPKIQAAVEFVEQGGERAVVCRSEGVVEALEGRGGTVVEG, encoded by the coding sequence TTGAGTCTTATTGTGGCTGCACTTGGCGGTAATGCCATTATCAGGCCCGGGCAGAAAGGTACAATTCAGGAGCAGTTCGATAATACTTTTGAATCCATGGGACATATAGCCCACCTGGTGCGTGCGGGCCACAGGGTGGTGCTGACCCACGGGAACGGGCCCCAGGTGGGTTTTATTATGGTACAGGTGGAGGCAGCCAGGGGTAAGGCGCCGTATATGCCTCTGAATGTGGATGTGGCCCAGTCCCAGGGGAGCATGGGATATATGATAGCGCAGAGCCTGATTAACCAGTTGAAGGACCATCATCTTGATATCAGGGTGGCGCCGGTTGTGACGCAGGTGCTGGTGGACCCGGATGACCCTGCGTTTGAACATCCCACCAAGCCTGTCGGGCCTTTTTACAGCAGGGTGGAGGCTGATGAGTTTGAGCGGTGCGGTCACATTGTGGTGGAGGACAGCGGGCGTGGCTGGCGGCGTGTGGTGGCCTCGCCTGTGCCTGTGGATATTGTTGAAGCGGAAGTGATCAGGGAACTGGTGGCGGACGGCGTTATTGTGGTTGCCTGCGGGGGCGGGGGCATACCTGTGGTTGAGGAGGATGGTGACCTGAAGGGTGTGGATGCTGTGATCGATAAGGACCTGGCTTCCAGTTTGCTGGCAGCAGTGATCGGGGCGGATGTGGTGATGTTCCTGACGACTGTGGATAAGGTTTCGCTGAACTATAATACACCAGGCCAGGTGGAACTGGACAGGTTGACTGTGGAGGAGGCACGGGTCTACCTTGCAGAAGGGCAGTTCCCGCCCGGGAGTATGGGTCCTAAGATTCAGGCGGCTGTGGAGTTTGTGGAGCAGGGCGGGGAGCGGGCGGTTGTGTGCAGGTCTGAGGGTGTGGTGGAAGCGCTGGAGGGGAGAGGGGGGACTGTGGTTGAGGGGTAA